Part of the Capricornis sumatraensis isolate serow.1 chromosome 9, serow.2, whole genome shotgun sequence genome, tccctggtggctcagacggtaaagcatctgcctgcaatgtgggagacccaggttcgactcctgggtcgggaagatcccctggagaaggaaatggcaatccactccagcactcttgcctttCACTTCAGAGGCACTGACATCAAAGCTGCAGGGTCAGGTGAAGCAGTCAGTCACGTTCAGTGTCTGTGAGATGCATGTGGATGAGGGCAGGACCGTGTGAAGGTGAAGCTGGCAGACAAGTCTCAGAGACTCAGGCTTCATGTCTGAGGCTAAGGGACTTAGTCTTCATTCTCCATTGAAATGTCACAAAGGGGAGTGGAAGTTTGAGGATCAGCTTTGCAATATAGAAAATTTTTCTGGATCAAAGTGAATATAGGGCTAGAGGGGTGCCAGTCAGTGACAAATGGAAGCGAcaacaatgaattaaaaaaaaaaaaaaaatgtgaaattgaGGACCAAGAAGTGAAGAAACAGACATTGGAAgagtagaaaaaaaatctgcctaatTTTAGCCTAAGTGTTAACCACTCATTTACCAACAGGAAATATTAAATCTGTCAAATACCTTGGGATGATTTATACTGTTCTCCCCACTATTTGAATGATGATATTAACATTTTGAAAGGTTGGGTTGGCTCTCCAGGTTTTAAAAGCTAAGGTGTGATAGATTTGAAATTCAAGTCCAGATTTCCTAATTCAaaagttttgcattttatatcATTAAGAAAAGTCtgctcttatgatcctttgtatttcagtAATATCTGTTGTAAttcctcctttttcatttttactttttttaattcctaagtatttttttttattttttttatttttttttaaattttaaaatcttcaattcttcatttttaatattattgttttgagtcctctcccttttttcttgaggaGTCTGGtaaaaggtttatcaattttatttatcatctcaaagaactaacttttcattttattgatctttgctattgctTGCATCAattctattttgtattttctgctctgatctttatggttTAATTCCTTCTACCTAaggattttgtttgttcttcattctctagttgctttaggtgtaagtttagattgtttatttaaaactttcttgTTTCTTGGGGTGTGCTTGAAttcctataaacttccctcttagaactgcttttgctgcatcttatAGGTTTTGGGTCattgtgtttttgttgtcatttgaatctgtgtatttttattttaatttcctctttgatttctccagtgatctctaGGTTTTTCAGGAGCATGTTGTTTAGGTACCATGCATTTTTCTTACAGTTCTTTTTCCTCTGattgatatctaatctcataGGGTTGTAGTCGGAAAAAGTGCTtgatacaattttaattttcttaaattttccaaGGCTTAATAGATAGACgtcatctatcctggagaatatttcatgtgcacttgagaagaaagtgtattctgctgctttggaGTGGAAGTCTCTAATTTTCTAAGTTGTTGCCTGTAATTGTTCACAGTAGTCTTtcatgatcctttatatttctctGGTATCAGTTGTAACAacacttctttcatttctgatttttatttataagtGTGCTGGCCATTCTTCTGCTTGCATACACTTCCACACACAACTTTGTGCATCTGTCCTATTCTTACTTGAAGTCACTGTTCAAATGTCAACTTGTTTGCCAGTCTTGCCACAACACTCATGAAAAATAGAATGCACTGTTCAttctctttgttttccattttgtcatATCATTCGTCCCCATCTGAAGTTATATAGAACTTCATTATTTCCTTAGATACTTTTTCTCTATCAATGAATTGCAGGGATTTTTGTGCTTCAGCATCCATTATTCATAGTCTAGTTAGTGCCTAAAATGTGGCCAGCCTTCTCTGTACATTCCTTACGTACATGAAGAATTTctcattaaaagtttaaaattcttGTCCCGTTAGAGAAAAAGCTGATTGGGACAGAAATTCCGTATCATAAGTGACACAGAATATCCCAATCCAGGACTGTGTAACAAACTAGAgttgtgggatggggaggaaggtgggagagaggttcaagagggagaggacataggTATACCATGGTGATgattggcagaaatcaacacacaattgtaaagcaattatcattcaatcaaaaataaataaatttaattataaaaaagaaagccaTGCATatgcccgtggcagattcatgttgatgtgtggcaggaccaatacaatattgtaaagtaattagcctccaattaaaataaataaatttatatttaaatataaaataaaaataaagcagtgaagtgaaaaaaaaaaaagaaagccagatCCATACAATGAATATCAATATTAGTGTATTGACTGAATAGTATATGCAGTAGCATTTAGAATATGTGACTGATGTAAGTTCATGTAAATACTAATCATAGTATTTGCTTCTCTCCTCAGAGTCACAGCCAGCATATGGaatcaagaaacaaaacaagaatttCAGAATTTTTACTTCTGGGATTTTCAGAGGAACCAAAAATACAACCCCTCATATTTGGGCTTTTCCTCTCCATGTACCTGATCACTGTCTTTGGAAACCTCCTCATCATCCTGGCCTTCAGCTCAGACCCcgacctccacacccccatgtacttcttcctctccaatcTGTCCTTTGTAGACATCTgtttcacctccaccaccatcccaAAGATGCTATGGAACATCCAGGCACAGAACAAAGCCATAACCTATGAAGGCTGCATTATCCAGATGTATTTTTTCATACTCTTTGTATGTTTGGATGACTTCCTCCTGACTGTGATGGCTTATGACCGCTTTGTGGCCATCTGCCATCCCCTGCACTACACGGTCATCATGAACTCCCGGCTCTGTGGACTGCTCACGCTGGTGTCCTGGGTGATGAGTGCTCTGAATTCCTTGATACAAAGCTTAATGGTATTGCAGCTGTCCTTCTGTACAGACTTGGAAATTCCCCACTTTTTCTGTGAAATTAATCAGATGGTCCAACTTGCCTGTTCTGACACATTTTTTAATGAcatgttgttttattttgcagCTGGGATGTTTGGTTTTTTACCCCTCTCTGGAATTCTTTACTCATATTCTAAGATAGTTTCCTGCATAAGAGGAATCTCATCAGCTCAAGGGAAGTATAAAGCTTTTTCCACCTGTGCATCTCATCTTTCAATGGTCTGCTTATTTTATTGTACAAGCCTAGGAGTGTACCTTAGCTCTGCTGCTACCCAAAGCCCACACTCAAGTGCAACAGCCTCAGTGATGTACACTGTGGTCacacccatgctgaaccccttcaTCTATAGTCTGAGGAACAAAGATATAAAGAGAGCTCTGGAAAGAATCATTGAAATGGCAGCTACAAAAGGTCCAGCTGTTTTGGGGCTGAAGTAGTACTGTGATTTCAGAACTGAAATAAAGGCAGCcagaaattgatatttttttaTCAGATTGTAGAAGGAGaacttcctccttttctctgtttcctggAATTTCCATTTGTATGAATTCAACTCCTCTACACAATTTACGTAACTCACTTTATTGAGCTTCATTGTGAATAATACCTTTAGTTTTCGTAGAAATTGCAATGGATTGGTAgaatgctttgggtagtatgaatattttaataatattaagtctTCTAAACCGTGGACACTTgataatcttttcatttatttgtcttcttcaatttctctcATCAGTATCTAACAGTTTTTAGTGTATACATCTTTCAACTCCTTGATAAAAcgtattcctaaatatttatttcttttgaatgtTATTAGATAAGTCCTGGGAGCATATCTAGTAGCTGTGTCATACTGCAGCTAGCAATATGCTTATTTGACATGATTGCCTTTGAAATGAATGACTCAAAGAcaaaaaacttaattttaagCACTTTTATTACAATCAAAAAAGGTTAACGGTAATGCACTTATATTGCAAATATGCTACTGTCACTTATAAATGCTTTCTTGGTTTTATGTTATGTCTAaaatgttgttgatgttgttcaattgctaagtcgtgtccaactctgtgaccccatggactgcagcatgccaggcttacctgtccttcactatcttctggagtttgctcaaactcatgtccattgagtcagtgatgctatctaaccatttcatcctctgtcacccccttctcctctggccagtatcagggtctttccctatgagtcggctcttcatgtctggtggccaaagtattggaatttgtttgtttcttttactttacaatattgtattggttttgccacacaccAACATGAAACCGCCATGGgagtacacgtgttcccaatattcaggattgatttcctttagggttgactggtttgatcttcttgctgtccaaggaactctcaagagtcctctccagcaccatagttcaaaagcatcaattcttcggcattcagccttctttatggtccaactctcacatctgtacatgactactggaaaaaccatagctttgactataccaacATACTCAGTGtaaaaattatcaaatatatatcTCCCAGTTGTTTCTACATGGAAAGATAGGTGGGATTAAATTGACCTAATAATGAAAGGTTGCTGCTACCAGACATGAACAATGCCAGGATCCGTGGCCTCCAGAGGAGATGAATTCagtctggggccagagacaaggcttaattactcagagtttttttttctataataaagttttattaaagtataaaagagatagagaaagtttctgacatagacatcgaAAGGGGACAGAACGAGTGCCCCATTGCTAGTTTTCAGCAAGGAGTCATATACCTATAAGCAAGCTACTAactagagaaaagaaagcctcaaaactgagagagttgcaccaggcccctcatttacaacatgcattttgagatagcattcgcacaaggtgagtcatcctgggctcacccagaatttttattttatcttattcatATCAGTGAAACAATTCACATGAATCTTGAAGagaggcagatttccaagcaaatacttagttcattaacatagcgtaagaaatacatttccatgagaaaaacacattggtcagctcaaggtttgagataaAGTTAAGTTCTGGTGGAACCAGGTATCTCCATGGCAACACAGGatttgaagagaaaagaaaaaacaacttccacttgcagtttatttcctcttGCAGCTTGGGGATCTAGGACCTCCCTACTGAGACTATTCTCAATAAAAGCTTAGTGtcagagaaaaccataaaaatGAGGAACTAAAGTGTCAAACCAAGTATTTTGTTAATATGCATATTATTTCTTTATCATGCCCTACATCTATTTATTAAAGCATGAAACATTGATGACCGTAGGTTAGGAGACACATTTATTGAGATGAAGGATTGGTTtctgtattttatgttttattactgAATTATCTTCCTGTTCCTGTACCTACAAATATAATATCTCCTATTGTTCTACAAAAATCTCCCATTTCCTGAGATTTGTCATAAATACAAAAGGGATGGTGGATGAACAATATCAGCTCATCCATTTCCCATCTTCTTCATGCTCAGGAGTCTCTTCATTCTTCATGATCAGAGGATGATCTGCAAGACAGCTTGTTATCCTGCCCAGTCATGTGACTCAGGGCCACCAGTGTTTCTGCACAAACATGCATATCTGTCCACCTCTCCTTGTGACCTAGAAGGTAACCTCAAGGTAGTCACTTGTTACTACGGTTATCTGAAATAAATTGAATAACAGAATGGCCATGGATGTTCTCTTCAAATGTCAGAACATATgccaaaaattaaaagcttcaaGTTATTATAATTGCCCTCAGCTCtgtttatttgaattattttatcaGTTAATAATCTGGCATAACAAGCTATTTTATGTCAAATTGGATACCTTATTACCTTTACTGTTAGATGAATTTATTTGGTAGGGAGTTGTGCTGACTTATTTGTGCTCCTTATAAAGGTGTAGTCAGTTGTCAGTCTCTACATTGCTTTTCTAAGCCTCATCCATGACGTTAGTAAGGCTGTGATGCTTTTCTGTCTTGAATCTACCTATGATGAGCTTTCTGTGTTTCTGTATCTAGGATAAACTTCTCtttgcaaggggaaaaaaaagagtttttcaTGTGAATTACTTAAATTTAATAATTGTTTCTACATCCCTAAGTGAGGCTTGGCTTTCTTCCCAGTTGGAAGACATTTCTTCCTCCCTGTTAAGGGAGAAACTACTGCCTATGTTCTAGACTGAGCCCCTAGCCATGCACCACTAGagttttttccatttaattaaaTTATCAGAGTATAATTACACACAATAAAgtgtatatttaaagtgtacaatttggtGAATTAAAGGAGTTACACAAAAACTAAGAGAACACATTGCATATTTCCATTTATGTTTAATTCAACAGTGCATGTAGCTTTAAATGCTTTGTTATATAATTGTGAAAATTTTAAGCTTCCTGAAGCtcaatttcttatttataaattcaatttGGAATATTAAATATAACTTCATATGGATGCTCTGAGAAATAAACGTGGAAATTCATTTTTATgcaaagaaaatgtttcaaaggtaatgtgactgtgtgtgtgtttgcatatatctttctttaaaataagcacaatcatacaaatacatataaacacaaaaaCACAATTATGATTCCATCTTTTATGTTGAAAAGAAACTTGAGAGAATGTTAGAGAGAACAGAAATGAAAGTAATGATTGTTTAAATtaacatggttttaaaaatattgaaatataggcaaaaattttaaagtaaaatgagtGTCTCCATTTTCATAATGGAttacttttcctttcttaagTTCACATGTCATCATAGACATTTAGATTTATGCAATGGGAAATTCACTAATGGGACAAAATATCTTTATATTGATTAAAACTTTGTTTCTCCTTGATatgggtttttatcataaaatgcTCCTATTACTCACAGTAGGCCACGTAATGAATGGAAAgtggatggggaacatatgtacacccatggctggttcatgtgaatgtatggcaaaaatcactacaatattgtaaagtaattagcctccaattaaaataaatttttaaaaaatttagagtcTTCCCAAGTGGtcctagtggaaaagaatctgcctgtcaatgtaggaggcacaagagacttgagtttgattcctgggttgggaagatactttggaggaggaaatggcaatccactccagtattcttgcctggagaagtccatggacagaggtgcctggcaggctacagtccatgggtcacagagtcggacataactgagcatacaTACATTGCAACTACATTATACAGAATAACTGTCTATAACAGTTTCTTAttgctattataaaaaaaaatccaacttcagtttccttaaatatatatatatatatatatatatatatatatatatatatatatatatatatatatatatatatatgcttttacaGTTCTAGATGTCAAAAGTTCAATTACTCTCATGGACTAATGTCAAATTCTGGGGTTGTGGTTCAAGGTGGCAGAATAGGAAGATTCTACATTCACTCACCTCAAACGACAGATGCACCAAATCTCCAATTACATATGGATCaatttttttccaaagtaaaCCTGAAAACTATATGAACATCTTCTCCATAACAAAGGCTAATAAAGCCTCATGAAGATGGTAGGAGAAGCAGAGAAGTGGTCTCTTCAGAAACCCCACCTGTGCCATTGGTGACCCACAGGTGGGCAGGATCTCATGCTTACAGGTATTTTCCTTGATGGACAATGGGGTTTATACCTGACATCGAGCATGCCAATTCTTGGGACATATACCAAAAGGTCTCAAGTCACCAAAAAGCATGGCATTGGAAATCAATGGTGCTTCTTTCCAGGAAACCCCAAAGTCAGTATGGAAGGGAAAGTCTGTTCTTACACAGCTCATGTGCAGATTCACTTACCCCAGGAGCAGCATAAAAGCAGCAGTTTTAAAAAACAcctagaatcccagggatgggggagcctggtgggctgccatctatggggtctcacagagtcggacacgactgaagcaacttaccagcagcagaagaagaagaaggcttCTGCTTAGGGTGCAGGggcttattgatattttctctgaGAACAGAGGCACTGAAAGTGATCATTTTTTGCTCTCAATCCACCTTGTTAGTGCTGTCATTAGTATGTGCCACTATTACACAAACTCAGTCTTGCAAGTGTCCACAAGAATGCCCAACAACCATGCGTTCCCTTCCCCTCTTGAGGCCAACAAGCTTTCTAGGAACTTGCATTCTCCTTGCCACATGGAAGTGGAGGGTTTGCCCCACACCCACACTATTCCATGCCCCTGCTATGTCCAGTGGGCTTTCCTCACCTGTGGGCTCTCTCGTGACCCTGTACCCTTATAAGGATTATTCACCAAGGCTATTCACATCCCCATTGCAGCCAGTGGGCTTAACCTGATTCTCCTGCATCCCAAATGAAGCCAGAATGCTTTTCCTGCCCTTTTGGCCTTTCTGGGCCCTGATGCAGCTAAACTCTTGCCCTGATCTAGAATCCCTGGCAACCTAACTGACACCAGAGAAATTGCCCCTCTCATGTgctcatctgcctgcaatacaggagaccctggttcaattcctgggtctggaagattccctggagaagggataggctacccactccagtatccttgggcttcccttgtggctcatctggtaaagaatctgcctacaatgtgggagacctgggttcgatccctgggttgggaagattccctggaggagggaaagtctacccactccagtattctggcctggagaattccacggactgtacagtccatgaagtcacaaagagtcggacatgactgagcaactttcactcactcctgTGCTCATCCAgatttccctcgtggctcagatggtaaagaatttgcctgcaatgcaggagacctatgtttgatccctgggtggggaagatcccctggagaagggaaaggcaacccattccagtatgttttgcctggagcatcccatggacagaggagcctggcaagctacagtctatgggttcatAAAGAGTTGGGTGACTCTTTatgattgaatgactaacactactactactatgCACTCATCCATGGCCCTGATTCACATGAGCTTGCCCTATGTTCCTACCCCTCCcccatatggctgattcactcaCACCAGACCTAGACTCCCCTACAGCCCATTGTGTCCATCAGGCAAACACAAGAGATGCCCCTTAAGCTCCCAGCACTGGTGGCCAGGCAACCACTGGAGGGCCCAGAACTGAAATAGTCAGAGAAACAGTTCTGAGCAGGCTACCACCCACAAGGCACAACATACAAAGTTGCCTGAAACACTTTTCCAAGTCTTCCTTGAAAAAGGCCTATTCAGACGAAATCAGGcacgttcagggtggtatggccatagctggtgcactgggatggcccagagagatggtatggggagggaagtgggagggggggttcaggattgggaacatgtttacacccatggtggatacatgttgatgtatggcaaaaccaatatagcactgtaaagtaaaataaagttaaaaaaataagaaaaggccTATTCACTTGTGCTGGAGCTTTAGCCTGAGTTGCATGTTTCGTATCTAGAGGCTACAGAGGAGCTCATGGGAGGCAAAACTGGGGAATGGCAACTCAGTGCTCTCCTTTGGCCTCAATATATCTCACAGGTATCCCCCAAAAGAAGCTTATACACTCATCTGGATCTCCAGTTTTTGCAACTAGTCAAGAGGACAACTACTGTGCTTCATCAGTAGGCCAGCAGGGGTTACCATTGTGTTCTCAGAGAACTGTAAATAACTGTAATACTTAAATAACTGCTGCCTGACAATCTATCTTCCAACTAGTCTGAAACCATGTATTGACAGTGGTCCTTCCCTTTGGCACACGGATAGGGCTTGCTTGGAACCATCTCCAACACTGGGACCAAATAGAAGCCACAGAACTGAAGGACACAAAAACTGAACTAAAAAATACACTAGAGAGGCTTAACAGCAGACCAGATGACACATAAGAACAGATCAGCAACTCAGAAACAGGGTAGTAGAACTCAGCCAAACAGGGCAGctaaaaggaatagaaaaaataaaatgaagtcagTTTAGGACATACCTGGAGCAACATCAATCAGAATGATATTTGTATTATAGGGACCCCAgaacaagaagagagagagagagagagaaagggacagaaaacTTATTTAAAGGAATAATTGCTGAAAATTATTCTAACCTAGAGATGCTGAGAGACTGTGAAGCAAAAACTCAAatagatcaagaacaagacacattatgattaaaacaacaaaacttagcatagaattttttaatataaatttatttattttaattggaggttaattactttacaatattgtattggttttgccatacatcaacatgaatccaccacaggtatacacgtgttccccatcctgaaccccccctccctccttcctccctgtaccagtcctctgggtcatctcagtgcaccagccccaagcattgaacctggactggtgattcgtttcatatatgatattatttatgtttcaatgccattctcccaaatcatcccaccctctcactctcccacagagtccaaaagactgttctatacatctgtgtctcttttgctgtctcgcacagaattttaaaagcaccAAGGGAAAAACAACTTACTACATATGAGGGCACTCCTAGTATAttaacagatttctcagaagaaatTTTGCAGGCCATAAGGGAGTGACATGATATACTCAAAGAGGTGaaaaggaggggggaaaaaatcaaattaaaaatactctacccagcaatgTTTTATTCAGAATAGCAGAGTCAAAAGAATTTTAGAGATAAGTAAAAACTTAAAGAGTTCATCATCACTAGGCAGCCCTAACAAGAAATGGTAAAGGGACTTCTTTAAGCTGAAAAGAAAGATCaatattaacaacaacaatggcaacaaacatatgaaaatatagatCTCAACGGTAAAAGTAAATATGTAGCAAAAGTAATGGATTAATTACCAATAAGCTAGTAGGAAAGCTAAAAGGTAAGCAATGCAAATAACTGCAACTAAAACAATTAgttaaaaaacatacaaaataagaaatgcaaaGTGTGACATTGAAAACATACAACATGGGAACAATTGAAAATATAGAGTTTTAGGAAAGCATTCAAACTTAGACTGTTACCAACATAAAATAGACTATTATAATGATAGGTTGATTTAAGTAAGCCTGATATAAAAAGGGcacatgattttaaaagttttctaaaagaatatacagaaggaaacagtgacagaaaatGATGTTTGAACATCACTATttgttagagaaatacaaatcaaaatcacaatgagttatcacctcagaTGTGTTAGAATCTACCACTACTGCTACTACAACTGCTACTAGAGGAGGTACCCTTTCCCTtcgctaggggatcttcccaacccaggatcaaacccagctccccggcattgcaggcagattctttacca contains:
- the LOC138085554 gene encoding olfactory receptor-like protein OLF4; this encodes MESRNKTRISEFLLLGFSEEPKIQPLIFGLFLSMYLITVFGNLLIILAFSSDPDLHTPMYFFLSNLSFVDICFTSTTIPKMLWNIQAQNKAITYEGCIIQMYFFILFVCLDDFLLTVMAYDRFVAICHPLHYTVIMNSRLCGLLTLVSWVMSALNSLIQSLMVLQLSFCTDLEIPHFFCEINQMVQLACSDTFFNDMLFYFAAGMFGFLPLSGILYSYSKIVSCIRGISSAQGKYKAFSTCASHLSMVCLFYCTSLGVYLSSAATQSPHSSATASVMYTVVTPMLNPFIYSLRNKDIKRALERIIEMAATKGPAVLGLK